A stretch of Electrophorus electricus isolate fEleEle1 chromosome 3, fEleEle1.pri, whole genome shotgun sequence DNA encodes these proteins:
- the rd3 gene encoding protein RD3 isoform X1 yields MEEKISSSTPNITSPREHTSSLINMLRQPSNISVTHSHTMSWFGWNESQYRSPRRQPSEIVTDTLMLELGWQIKEAERLQRERDNEYRRLQTGVDYSWLMSTPRSSYDISPGERLGLEDLCSRVHPSYCGAVIIRFRQVLMENEPEVQEVSGLFRYTLLDELERIQEEREAQRLARQWNNRRSVSLSLLSFKSRMRINPFGSSVGLTSSGHGAEEGGREVHTVCGDVEKGQRQTADRAQRVWSMPDFRHKGINGNV; encoded by the exons GTTGAGGCAGCCCTCCAATATAAGtgtcacacattcacacaccatgTCTTGGTTCGGCTGGAACGAGTCGCAGTACCGGAGCCCGCGGCGCCAGCCGTCCGAGATCGTCACGGATACGCTGATGCTGGAGCTCGGATGGCAGATAAAGGAAGCCGAGCGACTGCAGCGGGAGCGAGATAACGAATACCGGCGACTCCAAACCGGCGTGGACTACAGCTGGCTAATGAGCACCCCGCGAAGCTCTTACGATATCAGCCCGGGAGAGAGACTGGGCCTCGAGGACCTGTGCAGCAGAGTGCACCCTTCGTACTGTGGTGCCGTTATAATCCG GTTTCGCCAGGTCCTCATGGAGAACGAGCCTGAGGTGCAGGAGGTTTCCGGACTGTTCCGCTACACTCTGCTGGATGAGCTGGAGCGTATCCAGGAGGAGCGTGAGGCGCAGCGCCTGGCCCGGCAGTGGAACAACAGGCGCTCCGTCAGCCTGTCGCTGCTCAGTTTCAAGTCCCGCATGCGCATCAACCCGTTCGGCAGCTCCGTGGGCCTCACCTCCAGCGGGCACGGAGCCGAGGAGGGCGGCAGAGAGGTCCACACTGTGTGCGGGGATGTGGAGAAAGGCCAGAGGCAGACAGCCGACAGGGCACAGCGGGTGTGGAGTATGCCTGACTTCAGACACAAAGGGATCAATGGCAATGTGTAA
- the rd3 gene encoding protein RD3 isoform X2, protein MSWFGWNESQYRSPRRQPSEIVTDTLMLELGWQIKEAERLQRERDNEYRRLQTGVDYSWLMSTPRSSYDISPGERLGLEDLCSRVHPSYCGAVIIRFRQVLMENEPEVQEVSGLFRYTLLDELERIQEEREAQRLARQWNNRRSVSLSLLSFKSRMRINPFGSSVGLTSSGHGAEEGGREVHTVCGDVEKGQRQTADRAQRVWSMPDFRHKGINGNV, encoded by the exons atgTCTTGGTTCGGCTGGAACGAGTCGCAGTACCGGAGCCCGCGGCGCCAGCCGTCCGAGATCGTCACGGATACGCTGATGCTGGAGCTCGGATGGCAGATAAAGGAAGCCGAGCGACTGCAGCGGGAGCGAGATAACGAATACCGGCGACTCCAAACCGGCGTGGACTACAGCTGGCTAATGAGCACCCCGCGAAGCTCTTACGATATCAGCCCGGGAGAGAGACTGGGCCTCGAGGACCTGTGCAGCAGAGTGCACCCTTCGTACTGTGGTGCCGTTATAATCCG GTTTCGCCAGGTCCTCATGGAGAACGAGCCTGAGGTGCAGGAGGTTTCCGGACTGTTCCGCTACACTCTGCTGGATGAGCTGGAGCGTATCCAGGAGGAGCGTGAGGCGCAGCGCCTGGCCCGGCAGTGGAACAACAGGCGCTCCGTCAGCCTGTCGCTGCTCAGTTTCAAGTCCCGCATGCGCATCAACCCGTTCGGCAGCTCCGTGGGCCTCACCTCCAGCGGGCACGGAGCCGAGGAGGGCGGCAGAGAGGTCCACACTGTGTGCGGGGATGTGGAGAAAGGCCAGAGGCAGACAGCCGACAGGGCACAGCGGGTGTGGAGTATGCCTGACTTCAGACACAAAGGGATCAATGGCAATGTGTAA
- the si:ch211-22i13.2 gene encoding protein FAM133 isoform X1 — MQSAKVNSKERSGSSSSTKERRRSRSRERDEKKRKRSRSRSSSCSSSSSSSSSASSRSSSSSDSTSSRTSSSSNDSYQKKRKTSKKRKKEKPGKKKFKKEKARKRKKDKKHKEDDCSGPVQISKYLKEKKRSGKYSMISGKKIKMKVKKSKKDKQRDKNRAELLEFLNSTF, encoded by the exons ATG CAGTCTGCAAAAGTGAATTCCAAGGAGAGAAGTGGGTCGAGCTCAAGCACAAAAGAGCGAAGACGATCGAGGAGTAGAG AAAGAGATGAGAAGAAACGAAAACGCAGCCGAAGCAGATCATCATCGtgcagctcctcctcctcctcctcctcttcggCGTCATCACGGTCCTCTTCTAGCAGTGACTCAACAAGCAGTAGGACTAGCTCCAGTAGCAACG ATTCTTAtcagaaaaagaggaagacttcaaagaaaaggaaaaaggagaaaCCTGGCAAGAAG aaatttaaaaaagagaaagccCGCAAACGAAAGAAGGACAAGAAACACAAAGAAGATGACTGCTCTGGTCCAGTTCAGATTTCCAAG TACCTTAAGGAGAAGAAGCGGAGCGGCAAGTATAGCATGATCTCAGGGAAGAAGATCAAAATGAAGGTGAAGAAATCAAAGAAGGACAAGCAG AGGGACAAAAATCGTGCCGAGCTGTTGGAGTTTCTGAACTCTACTTTCTGA
- the si:ch211-22i13.2 gene encoding protein FAM133 isoform X2 yields the protein MSAKVNSKERSGSSSSTKERRRSRSRERDEKKRKRSRSRSSSCSSSSSSSSSASSRSSSSSDSTSSRTSSSSNDSYQKKRKTSKKRKKEKPGKKKFKKEKARKRKKDKKHKEDDCSGPVQISKYLKEKKRSGKYSMISGKKIKMKVKKSKKDKQRDKNRAELLEFLNSTF from the exons ATG TCTGCAAAAGTGAATTCCAAGGAGAGAAGTGGGTCGAGCTCAAGCACAAAAGAGCGAAGACGATCGAGGAGTAGAG AAAGAGATGAGAAGAAACGAAAACGCAGCCGAAGCAGATCATCATCGtgcagctcctcctcctcctcctcctcttcggCGTCATCACGGTCCTCTTCTAGCAGTGACTCAACAAGCAGTAGGACTAGCTCCAGTAGCAACG ATTCTTAtcagaaaaagaggaagacttcaaagaaaaggaaaaaggagaaaCCTGGCAAGAAG aaatttaaaaaagagaaagccCGCAAACGAAAGAAGGACAAGAAACACAAAGAAGATGACTGCTCTGGTCCAGTTCAGATTTCCAAG TACCTTAAGGAGAAGAAGCGGAGCGGCAAGTATAGCATGATCTCAGGGAAGAAGATCAAAATGAAGGTGAAGAAATCAAAGAAGGACAAGCAG AGGGACAAAAATCGTGCCGAGCTGTTGGAGTTTCTGAACTCTACTTTCTGA